In the genome of Carnobacterium pleistocenium FTR1, one region contains:
- a CDS encoding YhgE/Pip domain-containing protein has product MEMLKKEWKQLVSNKMMLISCIVILFIPIMYAGFFLKSNWDPYGNTDKLSVAVVNLDQSVDYQGKKLDIGSDVIQKLKENDALDWHFVSQEEAQDGLKNREYYMVMTLPADFSTDASTLMETNPEKMTIEYETNGSLNYIGEVISKAAAKDIKAEVSSNVTKAYTETVFEQISTIGTGFSKASEGAEEIDDGTGKLADGSLQLTKNLETLSSSTLAFKEGTETLEIGLTDYTDGVAQVNDGVTQLDNGINTLSSKVDPLEKGGLLLENGSTKLTNGIKAYTDGVSQLVDGTKTLNENSAALRNGTIELNNGVNQVKTGSDQLLTGLNQLSTELDKSLTTENTEQLQFLMENLSSMDEGIQKLNSFLNEQTSGADFSGIQTNLQQAGSSLTEVAQDTGKTGESLTKVTATVKTLEEKIQENKGTTTSALSGTDAFKSLSSEQQTELLNTLETTATNQNTSELTELTLIKDQLDNTSQTVAQTASDTAEAGSSLTNLQTELTTISGLTDQLTSLKTQIATLAQSSARLLPATNQAMGELMDGLANVQLVLEQQGNDSNKGIIQGMTELNQGLVAIQSGLSGQNGLVAGVTSYTNGVNMLRSGTADLDANSTALNAGSENLSNGLGELTSQLPNLIEGITQLGNGSTQLIEGTARLNANSARLNNGATSLADGSTKISEGSQALSEGSKTLGSGIDTLKNGTNQLATSLLAGASEVNDVNATNETTDMFASPIALKQEKYSEVPNYGAALAPYIMSMALYIGAVVFTTIYPVRKRALEGKSSLAWWQSKTSVAMLVASLMAVLECGILLMLGLEVLFVGKFFLLAILTSLAFMSIVLMLVVAFDNVGRFLAMVLLVVQLGGSGGTFPIPLTNSFFQTIHLFLPMSYSVYGFRQAISNGLGDAIYWRTIFIMISIILVFNGLLMLTMYTLQKKSVRVKENDTEEIKVLAEVQDR; this is encoded by the coding sequence ATGGAAATGTTAAAGAAAGAATGGAAGCAATTAGTCTCTAATAAAATGATGCTGATTTCTTGTATCGTCATTTTATTTATTCCAATCATGTATGCAGGTTTCTTTTTGAAATCAAATTGGGATCCATATGGAAATACAGATAAATTGTCTGTAGCTGTTGTTAATTTAGATCAATCAGTTGATTATCAAGGTAAAAAACTGGATATCGGTTCTGACGTAATCCAAAAACTTAAGGAAAATGATGCACTGGATTGGCATTTTGTGTCTCAAGAGGAAGCTCAAGACGGGTTGAAGAATCGTGAATATTATATGGTAATGACTTTACCAGCAGATTTTTCAACAGACGCTTCAACATTGATGGAGACGAATCCAGAAAAAATGACCATTGAATACGAAACAAATGGGTCATTGAATTATATTGGAGAAGTTATCAGTAAGGCAGCTGCTAAAGATATTAAAGCAGAAGTATCTTCAAATGTAACAAAAGCTTACACAGAAACAGTTTTTGAACAGATTAGCACGATTGGAACAGGTTTTTCAAAAGCGTCTGAGGGTGCCGAGGAAATAGATGATGGAACAGGGAAATTGGCAGATGGCAGTCTCCAATTAACCAAAAATTTGGAGACATTATCTTCAAGTACGTTGGCTTTTAAAGAAGGAACGGAAACACTCGAAATTGGACTAACGGATTATACAGATGGAGTAGCCCAAGTTAATGATGGCGTGACCCAGTTAGACAATGGAATCAATACATTGTCCTCAAAAGTAGACCCACTAGAAAAAGGTGGATTACTTTTAGAGAATGGATCAACTAAGTTGACCAATGGAATTAAGGCTTACACTGATGGTGTTTCACAATTAGTTGATGGGACTAAGACCTTGAATGAAAATTCTGCAGCATTACGAAATGGGACAATTGAACTCAATAATGGTGTAAATCAAGTTAAAACAGGTAGCGACCAGTTATTAACGGGTTTGAATCAGCTGTCAACAGAGTTAGACAAAAGTTTAACAACAGAAAATACGGAGCAGCTGCAATTTCTAATGGAAAACTTAAGTTCAATGGATGAGGGAATTCAAAAATTAAATTCTTTTCTCAATGAACAAACGAGTGGAGCTGACTTTAGCGGTATCCAAACGAATTTACAGCAAGCAGGCTCAAGTTTAACTGAAGTTGCTCAAGATACCGGGAAAACGGGAGAGAGCTTAACTAAAGTAACAGCTACCGTTAAAACGCTTGAGGAAAAGATTCAAGAAAATAAGGGAACTACCACTTCAGCATTATCTGGTACAGATGCATTCAAGAGTTTGTCTTCTGAACAGCAAACTGAATTGCTGAATACTTTAGAAACAACAGCAACTAATCAAAATACTAGTGAATTAACTGAATTAACGCTAATAAAAGATCAACTAGACAATACAAGTCAAACTGTAGCCCAAACGGCATCAGATACTGCTGAAGCAGGCAGTTCGTTAACCAATTTGCAAACGGAATTAACAACGATCAGTGGATTAACTGATCAGTTAACGAGTCTAAAAACACAAATAGCTACATTAGCTCAAAGTTCAGCACGGTTATTGCCAGCAACAAATCAAGCAATGGGTGAGCTTATGGATGGTCTAGCAAATGTACAGTTAGTCTTAGAACAACAAGGAAATGATTCAAATAAAGGAATCATCCAAGGAATGACCGAATTAAATCAAGGTTTAGTCGCGATTCAAAGCGGTTTATCTGGACAGAATGGTTTAGTAGCTGGGGTAACAAGTTATACTAATGGTGTAAACATGTTGCGATCCGGAACGGCTGATTTAGATGCAAATTCAACCGCACTTAATGCGGGTTCTGAAAACTTGAGTAATGGGTTAGGGGAATTGACGTCACAATTGCCAAATCTAATTGAAGGAATCACTCAATTAGGCAATGGGTCAACACAATTAATCGAAGGAACGGCTCGTCTAAATGCTAATTCAGCTCGTCTAAACAATGGAGCAACTAGTTTAGCTGATGGATCAACAAAAATCAGTGAAGGCTCTCAAGCGTTGAGTGAAGGATCTAAAACACTTGGAAGTGGAATCGATACTTTGAAAAATGGAACCAATCAGTTGGCAACGAGTTTGTTAGCAGGTGCATCAGAGGTCAATGATGTAAATGCTACGAATGAAACAACTGATATGTTTGCAAGTCCAATAGCATTAAAACAGGAAAAATATAGTGAAGTACCAAATTATGGAGCAGCATTAGCACCTTATATTATGTCGATGGCTTTGTATATTGGAGCAGTTGTCTTCACGACGATCTACCCTGTACGCAAGAGAGCACTTGAAGGGAAATCAAGTTTGGCTTGGTGGCAAAGTAAAACTTCGGTAGCTATGCTCGTTGCGAGTTTGATGGCTGTTCTTGAATGTGGAATCTTGTTAATGCTTGGTTTAGAAGTCTTATTTGTTGGGAAATTTTTCCTATTGGCTATTCTTACTTCACTAGCCTTTATGTCGATTGTATTAATGCTCGTTGTCGCATTCGACAATGTAGGCCGCTTTTTGGCAATGGTATTACTTGTTGTGCAGCTAGGCGGTTCGGGTGGGACATTCCCAATACCGTTAACGAATTCTTTTTTTCAAACCATTCATTTATTTTTGCCGATGTCGTATTCTGTTTATGGATTTAGGCAAGCTATCAGCAATGGTTTAGGTGATGCTATTTATTGGAGAACGATTTTTATTATGATCAGTATAATTTTGGTTTTTAATGGCTTGCTGATGCTAACGATGTATACTCTACAAAAAAAGAGCGTTAGAGTTAAAGAAAATGATACAGAAGAAATAAAAGTGTTAGCTGAGGTACAAGATAGATAA
- a CDS encoding amino acid ABC transporter ATP-binding protein — MTKLKVEHLKKSFGKLEVLKDLNVEVQEGEVVCIIGPSGSGKSTFLRCMNALEDITGGKVIIDDFDLTDPKQDINKVRENVGMVFQQFNLFPHLTVLENITLAPKELKIDSKEAITKHGLELLETVGLSEKANDYPKSLSGGQKQRVAIARALAMNPDIMLFDEPTSALDPEMVGDVLAVMQKLADQGMTMLVVTHEMGFAKEVADRVIFMDGGYIVEEGKPEQIFNSPQHERTKNFLEKVLV; from the coding sequence ATGACTAAACTAAAAGTTGAACATTTAAAGAAGAGTTTTGGGAAATTAGAAGTTTTAAAAGACCTGAATGTCGAAGTTCAAGAAGGTGAAGTAGTTTGTATCATTGGCCCTTCAGGTTCTGGTAAAAGTACCTTTCTTCGCTGTATGAATGCTTTAGAAGATATTACTGGCGGAAAAGTGATCATCGATGACTTTGACTTAACCGATCCAAAACAAGACATCAATAAAGTGCGGGAAAATGTTGGAATGGTTTTTCAACAATTCAATTTATTTCCTCATCTAACGGTTTTAGAAAATATTACGTTAGCACCTAAAGAACTTAAAATAGATTCCAAAGAAGCGATAACAAAACACGGCTTGGAACTGTTAGAAACAGTTGGACTTTCTGAAAAAGCCAATGACTACCCTAAATCATTATCTGGTGGTCAAAAACAGCGTGTAGCTATTGCACGTGCATTGGCAATGAATCCGGATATTATGCTGTTTGACGAACCAACCAGTGCCCTTGACCCAGAAATGGTTGGAGACGTGCTTGCGGTAATGCAAAAATTAGCAGATCAAGGTATGACTATGCTAGTTGTAACTCATGAAATGGGCTTTGCTAAAGAAGTAGCTGACCGCGTTATCTTTATGGATGGCGGCTACATCGTTGAAGAAGGCAAGCCTGAACAAATCTTTAATAGTCCACAACACGAACGGACTAAAAACTTTTTAGAAAAAGTTTTAGTCTAA
- a CDS encoding amino acid ABC transporter substrate-binding protein/permease: MNLQKRSIFTLTTTLLLTVIFAILLPSTVSAQETAKTYIIGTDVTFAPFEFKDANGEYQGIDVDLLDAIAIDQGFNYELRPLGFSAALQALETNQVDGMIAGMSITPERQESFDFSEPYFESGVVMAISADNNEITSYEDLEGKTVAIKVGTTGAAFAESIQEEYGFEVNTFEDSANMYEDVQTGNSDAAFEDYPVMAYAIQSGLALQIPTAPEPGDNYGFAVNKDQNAELLEMFNNGLINIRANGTYDEILNNYLGETAQEETSNLGFFGLIQQNGGELLKGVGRTLLLTITAFIIATILGVVFGLFSASPNKTLNWIAMIYVDILRGIPLIVLAFFIYFSIPQFLNIQIPAYVAGVITLSLNTAAYIAELVRGGIQAVDTGQLEASRSLGLTYNTSMRKVVLPQAFKIMIPSFINQFVITLKDTSILSVIGIVELTQTGKIIIARTYSSGNMWLIVGLMYIIIITILTKFSNYLERRLSND; encoded by the coding sequence ATGAATTTACAGAAACGATCAATTTTCACACTTACAACAACTCTATTACTTACAGTAATCTTCGCTATCTTATTACCTAGCACCGTTTCCGCACAAGAAACAGCCAAAACTTATATTATTGGAACCGATGTTACTTTTGCTCCCTTTGAATTCAAAGATGCTAATGGTGAATATCAAGGAATAGATGTTGACTTGTTAGATGCAATTGCCATAGACCAAGGTTTCAATTATGAACTACGCCCTTTGGGATTTAGTGCTGCTTTACAAGCTTTAGAAACAAATCAAGTAGATGGTATGATTGCCGGAATGAGCATCACACCCGAACGTCAAGAGTCATTCGATTTTTCTGAACCATACTTTGAGAGTGGTGTAGTTATGGCCATCTCAGCAGATAACAATGAAATCACTTCTTATGAAGACTTAGAAGGTAAAACAGTTGCTATCAAAGTTGGAACAACTGGTGCTGCTTTTGCTGAGTCTATTCAAGAGGAGTACGGCTTTGAAGTAAATACATTTGAAGATTCTGCAAATATGTACGAGGATGTTCAAACCGGAAACTCAGACGCCGCTTTTGAAGATTATCCCGTAATGGCTTATGCTATTCAATCAGGATTAGCCTTACAAATACCTACAGCCCCTGAACCAGGGGACAATTACGGATTTGCAGTAAATAAAGATCAAAATGCTGAATTGTTAGAAATGTTTAATAATGGATTGATCAATATTCGTGCAAACGGAACTTATGATGAAATTCTGAATAATTATCTTGGAGAAACAGCTCAAGAAGAAACTTCTAATCTTGGTTTCTTTGGTCTAATCCAACAGAATGGTGGAGAATTACTAAAAGGTGTTGGTAGAACGCTCTTATTAACTATTACAGCTTTTATTATTGCTACAATCCTGGGTGTTGTATTTGGTTTATTTAGCGCTTCTCCCAACAAAACATTAAATTGGATAGCTATGATTTACGTAGATATTTTACGTGGTATTCCTTTGATTGTTTTGGCCTTTTTCATCTACTTCTCTATCCCACAATTTTTAAATATTCAAATACCAGCTTATGTTGCTGGTGTGATCACATTGAGTTTAAATACAGCAGCTTACATTGCTGAATTGGTTCGTGGGGGTATCCAAGCAGTAGATACTGGCCAATTAGAGGCTTCAAGAAGTTTAGGCCTGACTTACAATACGTCTATGCGTAAAGTTGTTTTGCCGCAAGCTTTTAAAATTATGATTCCATCATTTATCAATCAATTTGTTATTACACTTAAAGATACTTCAATTCTATCGGTTATTGGAATCGTTGAATTGACTCAAACCGGAAAAATTATTATTGCACGTACCTACTCTTCTGGAAATATGTGGTTGATCGTTGGATTGATGTATATCATTATTATCACGATCCTGACGAAATTTTCAAATTATCTTGAAAGGAGATTATCAAATGACTAA
- a CDS encoding GNAT family N-acetyltransferase: MIRKAEISDIDQLVEWVWIILEDMELTLLKKADPIILKDMMKQAMEDKNYRYSYHRALISIREGKRAGVCFGYRGKLEPTIDKAFNEKLESIGIKEPLFQDAETVSGEWYLDSLVTDVNFRGQGVATELLKTIPAIAKSENEEIIGLNCDQQNKKAQQLYLNIGFKKVWECKIGHHLYDHMQWEVH, encoded by the coding sequence ATGATACGTAAAGCTGAAATTTCAGATATTGATCAACTAGTGGAATGGGTCTGGATCATTTTAGAAGATATGGAGCTAACATTATTGAAAAAAGCAGATCCAATTATATTGAAAGACATGATGAAACAAGCTATGGAAGATAAAAATTATCGCTATAGTTATCATCGTGCGCTTATCAGTATCCGTGAAGGAAAAAGAGCAGGTGTCTGTTTTGGTTATAGAGGTAAGTTGGAGCCTACAATTGATAAAGCTTTTAATGAAAAATTAGAATCAATTGGGATAAAAGAACCATTATTTCAGGATGCTGAAACTGTTTCAGGGGAGTGGTACTTGGATTCACTGGTGACAGATGTAAACTTTAGAGGTCAAGGCGTAGCAACTGAATTGTTAAAAACCATACCGGCTATTGCTAAGTCAGAAAATGAAGAAATCATTGGTCTGAATTGTGACCAACAAAATAAAAAAGCACAGCAACTATACCTTAATATCGGCTTCAAAAAAGTTTGGGAGTGTAAAATTGGCCATCATTTATATGATCATATGCAGTGGGAAGTCCATTAA
- a CDS encoding LURP-one-related/scramblase family protein, which yields MVLLYMKQDYVSKHEKILVKNELGKDLYLISGKWGRVGDTLSLYSIDGTMLVKVKQTVLSLLPKFDIYIQGKRAGSITKHRNLKNVYFKVAPLDWMVTGDFYNHAYTVRCKGQLIMEMNKSYTSFGDYYTLLIPEAQHAPICICLALIVDDLTLTRLPDVARKRFIRAIRPLYSIRKALI from the coding sequence ATGGTACTTCTATATATGAAACAAGACTATGTTTCCAAGCACGAGAAGATACTCGTTAAAAATGAACTTGGTAAAGATCTATACCTTATTTCGGGAAAATGGGGTAGAGTTGGTGATACGTTATCTTTATATAGCATAGACGGAACAATGCTTGTAAAAGTAAAACAAACCGTATTATCCTTACTTCCTAAATTTGATATTTATATTCAAGGTAAACGAGCTGGCTCAATCACTAAACACCGTAACTTAAAAAATGTTTATTTTAAAGTTGCGCCGCTAGATTGGATGGTAACCGGAGATTTTTACAACCATGCCTACACTGTACGCTGTAAAGGGCAATTAATAATGGAGATGAACAAATCTTACACTTCATTTGGAGATTACTATACGTTGCTCATCCCAGAAGCTCAGCATGCTCCGATTTGCATATGTCTTGCTTTAATTGTAGATGATCTCACTTTAACGCGCTTACCAGATGTCGCAAGGAAAAGATTCATCCGTGCAATTCGGCCGCTTTATTCGATACGTAAAGCATTGATCTGA
- a CDS encoding YvrJ family protein — translation MDASTQWLSTVTEIIGNVGFPIFIALFLLQRMETKLDDVVKALHELGQAIKSAI, via the coding sequence ATGGATGCAAGTACACAGTGGCTATCTACTGTAACAGAAATTATTGGTAATGTTGGTTTTCCCATCTTTATCGCATTGTTTCTGCTTCAGCGTATGGAAACAAAACTTGATGACGTGGTTAAAGCTCTGCACGAGCTAGGTCAAGCCATTAAATCAGCTATATGA
- a CDS encoding Cof-type HAD-IIB family hydrolase has protein sequence MIELIVSDMDGTLLNEKMKVSETNTKAIKEAMKQGIHFMVATGRGFTEAQPLLKEVGINCSFITLNGAQVYNEEGQVIQNIGIDKKTVHEIVSEIKERNLYCEMTTSNGIYSDNKSKRIESVASLLYETNPDTTYKMAVVLAAARLEIMNINYVEDYDQLVHDESIEILKIIAFSDDGRKVLGPLSTELEKSGNLAITASFVNNIEINNINAQKGIALEAAAKKLNIPLENIMTLGDNFNDVSMLKVAGYSFAMENAEEEVKTYAKYRTTSNNNHGVAHAIQLALDDKLDSAKAPEIIKSND, from the coding sequence ATGATAGAGCTTATTGTATCTGATATGGATGGAACATTATTAAACGAGAAGATGAAAGTTTCTGAAACAAATACCAAAGCCATTAAAGAAGCTATGAAACAAGGCATTCATTTTATGGTGGCTACAGGACGAGGGTTTACAGAAGCACAACCGTTACTTAAAGAAGTAGGTATAAATTGTTCATTTATCACTCTTAATGGGGCTCAGGTTTACAATGAAGAAGGTCAAGTTATTCAAAATATTGGCATTGACAAAAAAACGGTACACGAAATCGTATCCGAAATCAAAGAAAGAAATCTTTATTGTGAAATGACCACATCGAACGGAATCTATTCAGACAATAAATCGAAACGTATCGAATCCGTTGCTTCTTTATTGTATGAAACGAATCCAGATACTACTTACAAAATGGCAGTAGTTTTAGCAGCAGCTCGTTTAGAAATCATGAATATCAATTATGTTGAGGATTATGACCAACTTGTCCACGATGAATCTATTGAAATTTTAAAAATTATCGCGTTTAGTGATGATGGTCGTAAAGTACTTGGACCACTTTCAACAGAACTTGAAAAATCAGGAAATCTTGCTATTACAGCTTCCTTTGTCAATAACATTGAAATCAATAATATTAATGCCCAAAAAGGGATTGCTCTTGAAGCAGCTGCAAAAAAGTTGAATATCCCGCTTGAAAATATTATGACATTAGGGGATAACTTCAATGATGTATCAATGCTAAAAGTAGCAGGATACAGTTTTGCCATGGAAAATGCTGAAGAAGAAGTCAAAACATATGCTAAGTACCGCACGACCAGCAACAATAATCATGGGGTAGCACACGCAATCCAACTTGCATTAGATGATAAGCTGGATTCAGCTAAAGCTCCCGAAATTATAAAAAGTAATGATTAA
- a CDS encoding uracil-DNA glycosylase — MTLPVENDWLPILQEQMLTSSYQSLKQFLAHEYQETVVYPEMHHIWQAFEWTPYHEVKVVILGQDPYHGPHQAHGLSFSVLPNVKIPPSLVNIYKELESDLGIPPANHGYLEAWAKQGVLLLNTVLTVQKGQAHSHKGKGWEVLTDAVIKKLSDRDQPMVFILWGTPSIKKRILIDETKHVVLTSVHPSPLSAYRGFFGSKPFSRANEALTQFGETPIDWKLPDSV; from the coding sequence GTGACCTTACCTGTAGAAAATGATTGGCTACCAATTTTGCAAGAACAAATGCTTACATCCTCTTATCAGTCATTGAAACAATTCCTGGCACATGAGTATCAAGAAACGGTGGTTTATCCAGAAATGCATCATATTTGGCAAGCCTTTGAATGGACTCCTTATCATGAAGTGAAAGTAGTGATTTTAGGACAAGATCCTTATCATGGACCGCATCAAGCTCATGGATTGAGTTTTTCTGTTTTACCAAATGTGAAAATTCCACCCTCATTAGTTAATATATATAAAGAATTAGAGAGTGATTTAGGGATACCTCCTGCAAACCATGGCTATTTGGAAGCTTGGGCTAAACAAGGTGTATTGTTGTTAAATACTGTTTTAACGGTTCAAAAAGGACAAGCTCACTCACATAAAGGGAAGGGATGGGAAGTGCTGACGGATGCCGTTATTAAAAAATTGAGCGATCGAGACCAACCGATGGTATTTATTTTGTGGGGGACCCCTTCGATAAAGAAAAGAATATTGATCGATGAAACCAAACATGTTGTGCTGACTTCTGTTCATCCAAGTCCTTTATCAGCTTATCGCGGCTTCTTTGGGTCAAAACCATTTTCTAGGGCGAATGAGGCGTTGACCCAGTTTGGAGAAACCCCCATTGACTGGAAATTGCCAGATTCTGTTTAA
- a CDS encoding GntR family transcriptional regulator, with amino-acid sequence MEDYIGEIIRFTDMKQHKTLNEIVFEGIRKAIIKGILPIGERINEKEYAERMNISRTPIREALNRLEKEGLVECIPHYGVIVKKITIDDAKEIYQIRKALDILATKNAMKLMTKKQFEELRNLLEETEKLNEQNEDLDVVIKLFSEFNGKIYQYSHMPRLTNMVTKLREYLMRFRDISLRGEERRKKALSEHWMIYRAMCNQDETQVNMIIKEHLSYSEKFIIKEMEKQ; translated from the coding sequence ATGGAGGATTATATTGGAGAAATTATAAGATTTACAGATATGAAACAACATAAGACTTTAAATGAAATTGTTTTTGAAGGTATACGGAAGGCTATTATTAAAGGCATTCTTCCAATTGGGGAAAGAATTAATGAAAAAGAATATGCTGAACGCATGAATATTAGTAGGACACCTATTAGAGAAGCCTTAAATCGATTAGAAAAAGAAGGACTCGTTGAATGTATCCCGCATTATGGAGTTATCGTAAAAAAAATTACAATTGATGATGCTAAAGAAATCTATCAAATCCGTAAAGCATTAGATATTCTTGCAACTAAGAATGCAATGAAATTAATGACAAAAAAACAATTTGAAGAATTAAGAAATCTTTTAGAAGAAACAGAAAAATTAAATGAACAGAATGAAGATCTTGATGTAGTCATTAAATTGTTTTCCGAATTCAATGGAAAAATTTATCAATATAGTCACATGCCAAGGCTAACGAATATGGTAACTAAGTTGAGAGAATATTTAATGCGATTTAGGGATATTTCTTTAAGGGGAGAAGAACGTAGAAAAAAAGCTCTTAGTGAACATTGGATGATTTATCGCGCTATGTGTAACCAAGATGAAACACAGGTCAATATGATTATTAAAGAACATTTAAGCTATTCTGAAAAATTTATTATAAAAGAAATGGAAAAACAATAA
- the citG gene encoding triphosphoribosyl-dephospho-CoA synthase CitG — translation MEKIQMDASISNNIELNQIAIQLAKYAQQAILYEAVLSPKPGLVDAVDNGSHTDMTIYTFLDSSSSLFKGFVQFAQIGLSWKSTSKELLKAIRPVGVEAEKQMFEETNGINTHKGIIFSMGLFLAAAGKVYQESKKKTDKLGRFSEQDTDKIFKEILRMTVGLVSNDFKTIKAKKKLTNGEKLYVEYGITGIRGEAENGYPVVRRLALPQLRKTKCEESTQVRLLDVLYQLMAFSEDSNILHRAGIEGLEYVQQEAEKFIKDGSMKQIKAFERVRKMNKQFVSKQISPGGSADLLSVTLFLGKLEGII, via the coding sequence ATGGAAAAAATACAAATGGATGCCTCTATTTCAAACAATATAGAATTAAATCAGATAGCAATTCAACTAGCAAAGTATGCTCAGCAAGCAATACTTTATGAAGCGGTCCTTTCTCCAAAGCCAGGTCTAGTTGATGCAGTAGATAATGGGTCACACACAGATATGACTATTTATACTTTTTTAGATAGTTCTTCTAGTCTTTTTAAAGGATTTGTCCAGTTTGCTCAAATCGGACTTTCTTGGAAAAGCACATCAAAAGAATTATTAAAAGCGATACGTCCTGTTGGAGTAGAAGCTGAAAAGCAAATGTTTGAAGAAACAAATGGAATCAATACACATAAAGGAATCATTTTTTCAATGGGCTTATTTTTAGCTGCAGCAGGAAAAGTTTATCAGGAATCAAAAAAAAAGACTGATAAATTAGGAAGGTTTTCAGAACAAGATACAGATAAGATTTTTAAAGAGATTTTAAGAATGACAGTGGGACTAGTTTCGAATGATTTTAAAACTATAAAAGCCAAAAAAAAATTGACAAATGGAGAGAAATTGTATGTGGAATATGGAATAACAGGAATTCGAGGAGAAGCAGAGAATGGGTATCCCGTAGTAAGAAGGCTTGCTTTACCTCAATTAAGAAAAACTAAGTGTGAAGAATCTACACAAGTACGCTTATTAGATGTCTTATATCAGCTGATGGCCTTCTCAGAAGACTCAAATATTTTACATCGTGCTGGAATAGAAGGATTAGAGTATGTACAGCAAGAAGCTGAAAAATTTATAAAAGATGGGTCTATGAAACAGATTAAAGCATTTGAAAGAGTTAGAAAAATGAACAAACAATTTGTTAGTAAACAGATCAGCCCAGGCGGAAGTGCAGATTTACTTAGCGTAACATTATTTCTTGGGAAATTAGAGGGTATCATCTAG